A genomic region of Atribacteraceae bacterium contains the following coding sequences:
- the thiW gene encoding energy coupling factor transporter S component ThiW: METFPEYVKDPGINLEVYGMIHQSLKHLSYTALFTAGAVLLSGLSFPAGPARVFPFQHAINVLAGILIGPWYGTVAALLAGLIRMSLGTGTIFSLPGGIPGVIMVGLAYRYLKKDWVAFIEPLGTGPIGATLSALVVAPYLGLTGTLAFFQSAFLASSIPGCLIGFLLVRALRKVSRFSLGEQESPGSP, from the coding sequence ATGGAGACGTTCCCCGAATATGTGAAGGATCCCGGGATCAATCTGGAGGTGTACGGAATGATTCACCAGTCATTGAAGCACCTGTCCTATACGGCGTTGTTCACGGCCGGAGCAGTTCTTTTGTCCGGGCTTAGTTTTCCCGCTGGACCGGCCCGCGTTTTTCCCTTTCAACACGCGATCAACGTGCTGGCAGGGATCCTGATCGGTCCCTGGTACGGGACGGTGGCGGCCTTATTGGCCGGATTGATCCGCATGTCGCTTGGTACGGGAACAATTTTCTCTCTGCCGGGCGGGATTCCGGGGGTTATCATGGTCGGACTGGCGTACCGGTATTTGAAAAAAGATTGGGTGGCATTTATCGAACCGTTGGGTACCGGACCGATTGGAGCGACGCTCAGCGCCCTCGTTGTTGCGCCGTATTTGGGTTTGACCGGGACGCTGGCTTTTTTTCAGAGCGCTTTTTTGGCCAGCAGTATCCCGGGGTGCCTGATCGGATTTTTACTGGTCCGTGCCCTACGGAAAGTGAGCCGGTTTTCCCTCGGAGAACAGGAATCTCCGGGATCACCATGA